One part of the Pannonibacter sp. XCT-53 genome encodes these proteins:
- a CDS encoding EamA family transporter — protein MDLGALGLVLLAALLHAGWNALIKAVDDRAGVLAAVSAAHVVLGLFLVSVAPGPAPASWPAIATSALLHYGYYALLFRAYRLGDLSQVYPISRGLAPAAVALAAAVLVGERLPPAGWVGLACVCAGIGLLAVRRTPSSPGAIGFAVALGLLIAAYSVADGLGVRQSQSVFGYMGWLFLLEFPVPLVIALNRRLRGGHFRLGVILLGSLGGVAAVTAYGLVLYVKTIAPLGAVSAVRESSVILAALIGILVLGERPVALRLLAAAIVAVGVATLALS, from the coding sequence ATGGACCTTGGCGCGTTGGGTCTTGTCCTCCTGGCAGCCCTGCTGCACGCGGGCTGGAATGCGCTGATCAAGGCTGTCGATGACAGGGCAGGGGTGCTGGCCGCGGTGTCGGCGGCCCACGTGGTTCTTGGCCTGTTTCTGGTGTCGGTGGCTCCCGGTCCGGCTCCGGCGAGCTGGCCAGCAATCGCCACCTCTGCCCTGTTGCACTACGGCTATTACGCCTTGCTGTTCCGGGCTTACCGGCTTGGCGACCTCAGCCAGGTCTATCCGATCTCGCGCGGGCTCGCGCCGGCTGCCGTCGCGCTGGCTGCGGCGGTCCTCGTCGGCGAGCGGCTGCCGCCGGCCGGCTGGGTCGGGCTTGCCTGTGTCTGTGCCGGGATTGGCCTTCTGGCCGTCCGGCGCACCCCGTCCTCGCCCGGGGCGATCGGCTTTGCCGTTGCCCTGGGTCTGCTCATCGCCGCCTATTCGGTCGCCGATGGTCTCGGGGTGCGGCAGTCGCAGTCCGTGTTCGGATACATGGGCTGGCTGTTCCTGCTCGAGTTTCCCGTGCCGCTCGTCATCGCGCTCAACCGGCGCCTGCGGGGCGGGCATTTCAGGCTTGGGGTCATCCTGCTGGGCAGCCTTGGCGGCGTCGCCGCCGTCACGGCCTATGGACTTGTGCTGTACGTCAAGACGATAGCCCCGCTCGGGGCGGTCTCGGCCGTGCGCGAGTCCAGTGTCATCCTTGCCGCCCTCATCGGCATTCTCGTCCTTGGCGAAAGGCCGGTCGCGCTGAGGCTCCTGGCGGCGGCCATCGTCGCGGTCGGTGTCGCCACACTGGCGCTGTCCTGA
- a CDS encoding lysylphosphatidylglycerol synthase transmembrane domain-containing protein yields MTRLKLAALIASLAIVALLIMAVDPDSLLAALERVPAGHALAGLALVQVQTVLSALRWRYTARRLGHPMGLGRAVADYYMGSGLNQLLPGGVAGDAARIYRSGQDHPGGWKRAATTVVLERLSGQLAFFLLTGVGLLAWPLVLAREIPLPMSLPPGLPGGASVGAAPAGDGGTTAAGLLTGGTAAAGLLTGGAILVAVLLAGLVILFRRRLAALGPDLRAAFWSDGAWLVQLGLSGLIVATYVAIFLIASDAVGAPLPPVAALTAIPLCLLTMLIPVGIGGWGTREAAAAALWPLFGFTAAEGVAASLVYGLLSLAGTALPGGLILVAALLARLRAPR; encoded by the coding sequence ATGACCCGTCTGAAGCTGGCCGCCCTGATCGCGAGCCTCGCGATCGTGGCGCTCCTGATCATGGCCGTCGACCCGGACAGCCTCCTTGCCGCGCTTGAGCGCGTGCCGGCCGGACATGCCCTGGCCGGACTGGCGCTGGTGCAGGTCCAGACCGTGCTTTCGGCCTTGCGCTGGCGGTACACCGCCCGCCGGCTCGGCCACCCGATGGGATTGGGCCGGGCGGTGGCGGACTACTACATGGGCAGCGGCCTCAACCAGCTCCTGCCCGGCGGCGTGGCGGGCGACGCGGCCCGCATCTACCGCAGCGGACAGGACCATCCTGGCGGCTGGAAGCGCGCCGCCACCACGGTGGTGCTGGAACGCCTGTCGGGCCAGCTTGCCTTCTTCCTGCTCACGGGTGTGGGCCTGCTGGCCTGGCCGCTGGTGCTGGCGCGCGAGATCCCGCTGCCGATGTCCCTGCCGCCGGGCCTGCCCGGCGGGGCATCGGTCGGCGCGGCACCGGCCGGTGACGGCGGGACGACGGCGGCCGGTCTGCTGACCGGCGGAACGGCAGCGGCCGGTCTGCTGACCGGCGGGGCGATCCTGGTCGCCGTGCTCCTGGCAGGCCTGGTGATCCTGTTCCGGCGACGTCTGGCAGCGCTCGGACCGGATCTGCGCGCTGCCTTCTGGAGCGACGGCGCCTGGCTGGTCCAGCTCGGACTGAGCGGCCTGATCGTCGCCACCTATGTGGCGATCTTCCTGATTGCCTCCGATGCGGTGGGAGCGCCCCTGCCTCCGGTTGCCGCCCTCACCGCGATCCCGCTGTGCCTGCTGACCATGCTGATCCCGGTCGGCATCGGCGGCTGGGGCACGCGTGAGGCGGCCGCCGCGGCCCTGTGGCCGCTGTTCGGCTTCACGGCCGCCGAGGGCGTCGCCGCGAGCCTCGTCTACGGGCTCCTGAGCCTCGCCGGAACGGCCCTGCCGGGCGGCCTGATCCTCGTGGCCGCGCTGCTTGCACGGCTGCGGGCCCCGCGCTGA
- the phnY gene encoding phosphonoacetaldehyde dehydrogenase: MLKKAPPIAMRHEAMRIAGRKVDTVDRVPVHYPWTNEVIGTVPAGTAEHAREAFAIAAAYEPRLTRYERQTILLNTARIISERKAELAPIITAELGISLADAMYECGRAYDVYTLAGQMCIHDDGEIFSCDLTPHGKARKIFTTREPLRAISAITPFNHPLNMVSHKIAPAIATNNCIVVKPTELTPLTALWLADALYEAGLPPQMLSVVTGWPKDIGDEMITNPDFDLITFTGGVPVGKMIAAKAAYKRQVLELGGNDPLIICNDLGDADLARAADLAVAGATKNSGQRCTAVKRILVQDSVADRFVPMVLERARALRFGDPMDPATELGCVVHERAAEVFEERVFKAEAQGAKILYHPGRQGALLPPIVVDHVPHESELVMEETFGPVVPIVRVPDSDVETMRISNSTPFGLSSGVCTNDYRRMQSYIRGLVVGTVNVWEVPGYRIEMSPFGGIKDSGNGYKEGVIEAMKSFTNVKTFSLPWA, from the coding sequence ATGCTGAAGAAAGCGCCCCCGATCGCGATGCGGCACGAGGCGATGCGGATCGCCGGCCGCAAGGTGGATACGGTGGACCGGGTTCCGGTCCACTATCCCTGGACCAACGAGGTCATCGGCACGGTGCCGGCCGGCACCGCCGAACACGCCCGCGAGGCCTTTGCCATCGCCGCCGCCTACGAGCCGCGTCTTACCCGCTACGAGCGGCAGACGATCCTGCTCAACACCGCCCGGATCATTTCCGAGCGCAAGGCCGAATTGGCGCCGATCATCACGGCGGAGCTTGGCATCTCGCTGGCCGATGCGATGTATGAATGCGGCAGGGCCTATGACGTCTACACGCTCGCCGGCCAGATGTGCATCCATGACGACGGCGAGATCTTCTCCTGCGACCTGACCCCGCATGGCAAGGCGCGCAAGATCTTCACCACGCGGGAACCGCTGCGCGCCATTTCGGCCATCACCCCGTTCAACCATCCGCTGAACATGGTGAGCCACAAGATCGCGCCGGCCATCGCCACCAACAACTGCATCGTGGTGAAGCCGACCGAGCTGACGCCCCTGACGGCGCTGTGGCTGGCCGATGCGCTCTACGAGGCCGGACTCCCGCCGCAGATGCTCTCGGTGGTCACCGGCTGGCCGAAGGACATCGGTGACGAGATGATCACCAACCCGGACTTCGACCTGATCACCTTCACCGGCGGCGTTCCGGTGGGCAAGATGATCGCGGCGAAGGCGGCCTACAAGCGCCAGGTCCTGGAGCTTGGCGGCAATGATCCGCTGATCATCTGCAATGATCTCGGCGATGCGGATCTGGCCAGGGCGGCTGACCTCGCCGTTGCCGGCGCCACCAAGAACTCCGGCCAGCGCTGCACGGCGGTGAAGCGCATTCTGGTCCAGGACAGTGTGGCCGACCGGTTCGTGCCGATGGTTCTGGAGCGCGCCCGGGCCTTGCGCTTCGGCGATCCGATGGATCCGGCCACGGAACTGGGCTGCGTCGTGCATGAACGCGCCGCCGAGGTCTTCGAGGAGCGTGTCTTCAAGGCCGAGGCCCAGGGCGCGAAGATCCTCTATCACCCCGGCCGCCAGGGCGCGCTGCTGCCGCCCATCGTGGTCGACCATGTCCCGCATGAAAGCGAACTGGTGATGGAGGAAACCTTTGGCCCCGTGGTTCCCATCGTCCGGGTGCCGGACAGCGACGTGGAGACCATGCGGATCTCCAACTCGACGCCCTTCGGTCTCTCCTCCGGTGTCTGCACCAACGACTACCGGCGCATGCAGTCCTACATCCGTGGCCTTGTGGTTGGCACGGTCAACGTCTGGGAGGTTCCCGGATACCGGATCGAGATGTCGCCGTTCGGCGGCATCAAGGACAGCGGCAACGGCTACAAGGAAGGCGTGATCGAGGCCATGAAGAGCTTCACCAACGTCAAGACCTTCTCCCTGCCATGGGCATGA
- the phnA gene encoding phosphonoacetate hydrolase, which produces MNAHARTPIVANDRTYPWPKVPAIAICLDGCEPAYLDVAIAKGLMPTLKRMRETGTDRLAHSVIPSFTNPNNLSIATGRPPIVHGICGNYLYEPETGKEVMMNDVRFLRAPTIFSQFYAAGARVAVVTAKDKLRALLGAGLKFDEGRAICFSSEKSDATTMAENGINNASAWLGRPVPEVYSADLSEFVFAAGVRLLKEWKPDVMYLTTTDYVQHKYAPEDADAQSFYKMFDRYLTELDALGAAIVVTADHGMKPKHLADGSPAVIYVQDLLDGWLGKDAARVILPITDPYVVHHGALGSFATAYLPAGADRADIISRLKAVPDMLLVVDKDEAIRRFELPGDRIGDLVMISGENMTLGTSAHRHDLAALNEPLRSHGGLTEQEVPFIVNRVIDLPAAPVLRNFDAFFYACTAAVQPC; this is translated from the coding sequence ATGAACGCTCACGCCCGCACGCCCATCGTCGCCAACGACCGCACCTATCCCTGGCCGAAGGTGCCGGCCATCGCCATCTGCCTGGACGGCTGCGAACCGGCCTATCTGGATGTTGCCATCGCCAAGGGGTTGATGCCGACGCTGAAGCGGATGCGCGAGACCGGCACCGACCGTCTCGCCCATTCGGTGATCCCGTCCTTCACCAATCCGAACAACCTGTCCATCGCCACCGGCCGCCCGCCCATCGTCCATGGCATCTGCGGCAACTACCTCTACGAACCGGAGACCGGCAAGGAAGTGATGATGAACGATGTGCGCTTTCTGCGCGCGCCGACCATCTTCAGCCAGTTCTATGCTGCCGGTGCCCGCGTCGCCGTGGTGACGGCCAAGGACAAGCTGCGTGCGCTGCTGGGCGCCGGTCTGAAGTTTGATGAAGGCCGGGCCATCTGCTTCTCCTCCGAGAAGTCCGATGCAACGACCATGGCCGAGAACGGCATCAACAACGCCAGCGCCTGGCTCGGGCGTCCGGTGCCGGAGGTCTACTCCGCAGACTTGTCCGAGTTCGTCTTTGCTGCCGGTGTGCGCCTGCTGAAGGAGTGGAAGCCGGACGTGATGTATCTCACCACGACCGACTACGTGCAGCACAAGTACGCCCCGGAAGATGCCGACGCGCAGAGCTTCTACAAGATGTTCGACCGCTACCTCACGGAGCTTGACGCGCTGGGCGCCGCCATCGTCGTCACGGCCGACCATGGCATGAAGCCGAAGCATCTGGCCGATGGCTCCCCGGCCGTGATCTACGTGCAGGATCTCCTCGACGGCTGGCTCGGCAAGGATGCGGCCCGCGTGATCCTGCCGATCACCGACCCTTACGTCGTGCACCATGGCGCGCTGGGCTCGTTTGCAACTGCCTACCTGCCGGCCGGGGCCGACCGCGCCGATATCATTAGCCGGCTCAAGGCCGTGCCGGACATGCTGCTGGTGGTGGACAAGGACGAGGCCATCCGCCGCTTCGAGCTGCCGGGTGACCGCATCGGTGATCTCGTCATGATCTCCGGCGAGAACATGACGCTGGGCACCAGCGCCCACCGCCATGACCTTGCCGCCCTCAACGAGCCGCTGCGCAGCCATGGCGGCCTGACCGAGCAGGAAGTGCCCTTCATCGTCAACCGCGTGATCGACCTGCCGGCCGCCCCTGTGCTGCGCAACTTCGACGCCTTCTTCTATGCCTGCACGGCGGCGGTGCAGCCATGCTGA
- a CDS encoding 2-aminoethylphosphonate--pyruvate transaminase has protein sequence MTQTDPAFPAPRMGEPFLLTPGPLTTAYSVKEAMLRDWGSWDGDFRAMTKSLCDQLVEMAGDTAGDYACVPMQGSGSFSVEAMLGTLVPRDGKVLVLANGAYGLRAAETLRVMGRAFTLINKGDYLPPRGEEVARALDADPAITHVIAIHCETSSGILNPVAEIAAAVLSRGRKLLIDSMSAFGAVELDVRQIPYEAMVSSANKCVEGVPGFGFVIARKSALEAAKGNAHSLSLDVAAQWSAMVKTGQWRFTPPTHVVAAFLEALRLHRLEGGVAGRGARYTRNRDVMVAGMRALGFETLLADRWLSPIIVTFFNPAHPNFVFDRFYELMKARGFIIYPGKLTVVDSFRIGCIGRMDEHVMRRVVAAAAEALADMGVDSAAPPAAAIAERAKLAA, from the coding sequence ATGACACAGACAGATCCCGCATTCCCCGCCCCCCGCATGGGGGAGCCTTTCCTGCTCACGCCGGGCCCCCTGACGACCGCCTACAGCGTCAAGGAAGCCATGCTCCGCGACTGGGGCTCCTGGGATGGCGACTTCCGCGCCATGACGAAGTCGCTGTGCGACCAGCTGGTCGAGATGGCCGGGGATACGGCTGGCGACTATGCCTGCGTCCCCATGCAGGGCTCCGGCTCCTTCTCGGTCGAGGCGATGCTGGGCACGCTGGTGCCGCGCGACGGCAAGGTGCTGGTGCTTGCCAACGGCGCCTATGGCCTGCGTGCCGCCGAAACGCTCCGCGTCATGGGCCGTGCCTTTACCCTGATCAACAAGGGCGACTACCTGCCGCCGCGCGGCGAGGAAGTGGCGCGGGCGCTCGACGCCGATCCGGCGATCACGCATGTCATCGCCATCCACTGCGAGACCTCGTCCGGCATTCTCAACCCGGTTGCCGAAATCGCCGCTGCCGTACTCTCGCGGGGCCGCAAGCTGCTGATCGACTCCATGAGCGCCTTTGGCGCGGTCGAGCTCGATGTCCGCCAGATCCCTTACGAGGCGATGGTGTCCTCGGCCAACAAGTGCGTTGAAGGCGTGCCGGGCTTCGGGTTCGTCATCGCCCGCAAGTCGGCGCTGGAAGCTGCCAAGGGCAACGCCCACTCGCTCAGCCTCGATGTGGCGGCGCAGTGGAGCGCGATGGTCAAGACCGGCCAGTGGCGCTTCACCCCGCCGACCCATGTGGTCGCCGCGTTCCTCGAGGCGCTGCGCCTGCATCGTCTGGAAGGCGGCGTCGCTGGCCGTGGCGCGCGCTACACCCGCAACCGCGACGTGATGGTCGCCGGCATGCGTGCGCTCGGCTTCGAGACCCTGCTCGCCGACCGCTGGCTGTCGCCGATCATCGTCACCTTCTTCAATCCGGCCCATCCGAACTTCGTCTTCGACCGGTTCTACGAGCTGATGAAGGCCAGGGGCTTCATCATCTACCCGGGCAAGCTCACCGTGGTCGACAGCTTCCGCATCGGCTGCATCGGCCGGATGGACGAACACGTCATGCGCCGTGTCGTTGCCGCTGCCGCCGAGGCGCTCGCCGACATGGGCGTCGACAGCGCCGCTCCGCCCGCCGCCGCCATTGCCGAGCGCGCCAAGCTCGCCGCCTGA
- a CDS encoding alkaline phosphatase family protein has translation MTDRETGQVAERDGKHQSAGAVGGAILLFAMIGGLAVIMPDDPGQYHPDALRSLAFLSLPLELPLLLAGLLLLPRRAAIALSLAAGLVLACLIFLKLADIGVLSAFQRRFNPYLDLKLLADGWNLFSGTVGRAGAAAAILGAATVLGLLVAAFLWSCLRLVHLGGRARRAVLAGAGLAFAGGLVLSFTVTRPDGTPLASLRAGPVLAERLALVVRSVADIRAFEAGLETPAPYAAGPDLLSAVAGRDVIVIFVESYGRSALEDPRYSRLTGPRLAAIEQRLAAEGFAMASGWAGSPTVAGLSWLAHATLMSGLWVDSQARHDLLMSSRRPSLNRLFSDAGWHAAAVMPAIVMDWPEAAHYGYDAIFDAKALDYRGLPFNWVTMPDQYTLSAFERRVRAPMRAAGTPVMAEIALISSHAPWTPVARLVDWAQVGDGTIFNDQAAAGDPPAVVWADPERVRQHYIATVDYSLETLGDYIARFGGEAVFVILGDHQPAALVTGPDASRAVPVHVISRDAGLVARFSADGFRPGLVPAADAPELPMDRLRGRLLHHFSGR, from the coding sequence ATGACGGACAGGGAGACCGGTCAGGTGGCGGAACGGGACGGGAAACATCAGTCGGCGGGGGCGGTCGGGGGAGCGATCCTGCTCTTTGCCATGATCGGCGGGCTTGCGGTCATCATGCCGGATGATCCGGGCCAGTACCATCCCGATGCCCTGCGCAGCCTCGCCTTTCTGTCGCTGCCGCTCGAATTGCCGCTGCTGCTGGCGGGCCTGTTGCTGCTGCCGCGACGGGCGGCGATCGCCCTGTCGCTGGCGGCCGGGCTGGTTCTCGCCTGCCTGATCTTCCTGAAACTCGCCGACATCGGCGTGCTCTCGGCCTTCCAGCGCCGGTTCAATCCCTATCTCGATCTCAAGCTGCTGGCCGACGGCTGGAACCTGTTCTCCGGTACGGTCGGCAGGGCCGGTGCGGCGGCGGCCATCCTCGGCGCGGCAACGGTGCTGGGGCTGCTTGTCGCGGCCTTCCTGTGGTCCTGCCTGCGGCTGGTGCATCTCGGCGGCCGGGCGCGGCGGGCGGTGCTTGCCGGTGCGGGCCTCGCCTTTGCCGGCGGGCTGGTGCTGTCCTTCACCGTCACGCGGCCGGACGGGACGCCACTTGCATCGCTCCGGGCCGGGCCGGTGCTTGCCGAGCGGCTGGCGCTTGTGGTCCGGTCGGTCGCCGACATCCGGGCCTTCGAGGCCGGGCTCGAGACGCCTGCGCCCTATGCGGCTGGACCCGACCTCCTGTCGGCCGTGGCCGGCCGCGACGTGATCGTGATCTTCGTCGAATCCTATGGCCGCAGCGCCCTGGAAGATCCCCGCTACAGCCGTCTCACCGGCCCCCGCCTTGCCGCCATCGAGCAGCGGCTTGCGGCCGAAGGCTTTGCCATGGCGAGCGGCTGGGCCGGCTCGCCGACGGTGGCGGGACTGAGCTGGCTCGCCCATGCCACGCTCATGTCCGGGCTCTGGGTCGACAGCCAGGCGCGGCATGACCTGCTGATGAGCAGCCGGCGTCCCAGTCTCAACCGGCTGTTCAGCGACGCCGGCTGGCACGCCGCCGCCGTCATGCCCGCCATCGTGATGGACTGGCCGGAGGCAGCTCATTACGGTTACGACGCCATCTTCGACGCCAAGGCGCTGGACTATCGCGGCCTGCCGTTCAACTGGGTCACCATGCCGGACCAGTACACGCTGTCGGCGTTCGAGCGCCGGGTGCGTGCGCCGATGCGGGCTGCCGGCACGCCGGTGATGGCCGAGATCGCGCTCATCTCCAGCCATGCGCCCTGGACCCCGGTCGCGCGTCTTGTCGACTGGGCGCAGGTCGGCGACGGCACGATCTTCAATGACCAGGCCGCCGCGGGAGATCCGCCGGCCGTGGTCTGGGCCGATCCGGAGCGGGTGCGACAGCACTACATCGCCACCGTGGACTATTCGCTGGAAACCCTCGGCGACTACATCGCCCGTTTCGGCGGCGAGGCGGTCTTCGTCATCCTGGGGGATCACCAGCCGGCCGCGCTGGTCACCGGACCGGACGCCTCGCGCGCCGTGCCGGTGCATGTGATCAGCCGCGATGCCGGGCTTGTCGCCCGCTTCTCCGCCGATGGCTTCCGTCCGGGCCTCGTGCCTGCCGCTGACGCGCCGGAGCTGCCGATGGACCGCCTGCGCGGCCGTCTCCTGCATCACTTCAGCGGCCGCTGA
- a CDS encoding LysR substrate-binding domain-containing protein, giving the protein MRYVQLRAFHYVAICGGFSRAAEELLLTQPAISDQVRKLEEEYDVLLFNRMRKQVTLTAAGEQLLQVTRRMFDCEQQALDFLSESRALQSGNLRIVADSAHHLLHILADFRRSYPGVHISVRAGNTETVVTSLHNYEADIGVLGEMPTLKNFDCELLSSSPIISFVANSHPLAGARELTFAELAHHPLVFRERGSKTRLKLELAAREAGVELKPTIEAEGREAVREIVASGAGIGFVSIAEFGEDKRLTPIPIRPQDGLMMDEALICLQERRNAKLVQAFFEIARKRPRGV; this is encoded by the coding sequence ATGCGCTACGTCCAGCTTCGGGCCTTTCATTACGTCGCCATCTGCGGCGGCTTCTCGCGGGCCGCCGAGGAACTGTTGCTGACCCAGCCGGCCATCTCCGACCAGGTGCGCAAGCTGGAGGAGGAGTATGACGTGCTGCTGTTCAACCGCATGCGCAAGCAGGTGACGCTGACGGCGGCGGGCGAACAGCTGCTGCAGGTGACCCGCCGCATGTTCGACTGCGAGCAGCAGGCGCTCGACTTCCTGTCCGAGAGCCGGGCGCTGCAATCCGGCAACCTGCGCATCGTTGCCGACAGCGCGCATCACCTGCTGCACATTCTCGCCGATTTCCGCCGCAGCTACCCGGGCGTGCACATCTCGGTCCGGGCGGGCAACACCGAAACGGTGGTGACGTCGCTGCACAACTACGAGGCCGACATCGGGGTTCTGGGCGAGATGCCGACCCTGAAGAACTTCGACTGCGAGCTGCTCAGCTCGTCGCCGATCATCAGCTTTGTCGCCAACAGCCATCCGCTGGCCGGCGCGCGCGAGCTGACATTCGCCGAACTCGCCCATCACCCGCTGGTGTTTCGCGAGAGGGGCTCGAAGACGCGGCTCAAGCTGGAGCTGGCCGCCCGGGAGGCGGGCGTCGAGCTGAAGCCGACAATCGAGGCGGAGGGCCGTGAGGCCGTGCGCGAGATCGTGGCCTCCGGCGCCGGCATCGGCTTCGTCTCCATTGCCGAGTTCGGCGAGGACAAGCGCCTGACGCCGATCCCGATCCGGCCTCAGGACGGACTGATGATGGACGAGGCGCTGATCTGCCTGCAGGAACGGCGCAATGCCAAGCTGGTCCAGGCCTTCTTCGAGATCGCCCGCAAGCGGCCTCGCGGGGTCTGA
- a CDS encoding Na/Pi cotransporter family protein, translated as MHPFFVLLHLAAAVMLLLWAVRMVRTGIERAYGPSLRGALRRARGGPAGMALAGLLLAIVLQSATAVGVLAAGFAQTGLIGVGAGLAALVGADLGSALVVKLLSFDLSELGPLLMLAGATLFLKLDNRTLRQIGRILLGISFILLSLRLVGEATAPLRHSAVLPQVAAYLAGDPVTAMAVAALLAWVLHSSVATLILFATFAANGVLPVEAAAPMVLGANIGGALVAVWLTRGAGLPARHIPLGNLVFRAAAAGVWLVLLDLVPGLLPALGSDPAVQLVNFHVVFNLALVVAALPLTGPMERLMGRLWPVMPETAAPADAHRSALDPASVATPALALASAQRELLRMGEALEAMLQPVIDLLEDGDLQQIDRVRARDGEVNRRHTDIKLFIADVNRRALTADEARRSLELASLAMDFEAVGDIIAKTLLAQAEEMALGRLHFSREGRAEIEGLHARVLANMQLALNVLVSSDLDSARQLAGEKAILRRMERDSHDRHLARLRAGAPETLATSDIHLEVVRALKEINSLLVKVAYPILAEQGFLRETRLVDVA; from the coding sequence ATGCATCCCTTTTTCGTCCTTCTTCATCTGGCGGCGGCGGTCATGCTGCTGCTGTGGGCCGTGCGCATGGTGCGCACGGGCATCGAGCGGGCCTATGGCCCCTCCCTGCGCGGCGCGCTGCGCCGGGCGCGCGGCGGCCCGGCCGGCATGGCGCTCGCCGGACTGCTGCTTGCCATCGTCCTGCAGAGTGCGACGGCCGTCGGGGTGCTGGCGGCGGGATTTGCCCAGACCGGCCTGATCGGCGTCGGAGCGGGCCTTGCTGCGCTGGTCGGGGCCGATCTCGGCTCGGCGCTCGTGGTCAAGCTCCTGTCCTTCGACCTGTCCGAACTGGGTCCGCTGCTCATGCTGGCCGGTGCGACGCTGTTCCTCAAGCTGGACAACCGGACCCTTCGGCAGATCGGCCGGATCCTGCTCGGCATCTCGTTCATCCTGCTGTCGCTGCGCCTGGTCGGGGAGGCGACGGCCCCGCTGCGTCACAGCGCGGTGCTGCCGCAGGTGGCCGCCTATCTTGCCGGCGACCCGGTGACGGCGATGGCCGTCGCGGCGCTCCTCGCCTGGGTGCTGCATTCCTCGGTGGCAACGCTGATCCTCTTCGCCACCTTTGCTGCCAACGGGGTGCTGCCTGTCGAAGCGGCGGCGCCGATGGTCCTCGGGGCCAACATCGGCGGGGCGCTGGTGGCGGTCTGGCTCACGCGGGGGGCGGGTCTTCCGGCACGCCATATCCCGCTCGGCAACCTGGTGTTCCGGGCGGCGGCGGCGGGCGTGTGGCTCGTGCTGCTGGATCTGGTGCCCGGTCTTCTGCCGGCGCTGGGCAGCGATCCGGCGGTGCAGCTCGTCAACTTCCACGTCGTCTTCAACCTCGCGCTGGTCGTCGCCGCGCTGCCGCTGACGGGGCCGATGGAGCGCCTGATGGGCCGCCTCTGGCCCGTGATGCCCGAGACGGCCGCGCCTGCCGATGCCCACCGGTCGGCGCTCGATCCGGCGTCGGTGGCAACGCCTGCGCTGGCGCTGGCAAGCGCCCAGCGGGAGCTGTTGCGGATGGGGGAAGCGCTGGAGGCCATGCTGCAGCCGGTCATCGACCTGCTCGAGGACGGCGATCTGCAGCAGATCGACCGGGTTCGGGCCCGCGACGGCGAGGTCAACCGCCGGCACACCGACATCAAGCTCTTCATCGCCGACGTGAACCGCCGGGCGTTGACGGCGGACGAAGCCCGGCGGAGCCTCGAGCTTGCCAGCCTTGCCATGGACTTCGAGGCCGTCGGCGACATCATCGCGAAGACCCTCCTCGCCCAGGCAGAGGAGATGGCACTTGGCCGCCTGCATTTCTCCCGCGAGGGGCGCGCCGAGATCGAGGGTCTGCACGCGCGCGTCCTCGCCAACATGCAGCTGGCGCTCAATGTGCTGGTGTCCTCGGATCTCGACAGCGCGCGGCAGCTTGCGGGCGAAAAGGCCATCCTGCGGCGGATGGAGCGCGACAGCCACGACCGTCATCTGGCGCGCCTGCGCGCGGGAGCGCCCGAGACGCTCGCCACCAGCGACATCCATCTGGAAGTGGTGCGGGCGCTCAAGGAGATCAATTCGCTCCTCGTCAAGGTCGCCTATCCAATCCTCGCCGAGCAAGGCTTCCTGCGCGAGACGCGGCTGGTGGATGTGGCCTGA